In a single window of the Tellurirhabdus bombi genome:
- a CDS encoding PBSX family phage terminase large subunit: MAKVVPLNREAVRPIIDISKRKANLLRNYHDLDKRANTPYVANMGGGGSGKSHSTAQYLVKRLMQKKHKLLVIRKFATTLNDSVVDLFLSKALPFWGRVEDRDYTFNKSSRKITFRNGSVIIFRGLDNPEKMKSITGITLVWVEEASELSQNEFKIMSDRIRGEPQIYLTYNPISERHWLKARFHDSDDPRITCLFSTYLDNPFVGQKYVEDMEWYKEHDEEHYRIYALGEWGLIRPENPYFTTFKAFMKGVTKYNPHYPVHVTFDFNVKNTALISQHFDGERVEYQRLIQGGGDLEDICRQIAFDYRHNQIYFTGDGSGNNGSAYTSGNQSGWELIKMYMDKYGHDYCDYSRVPRSNPSTASGRQITNALLAHFGKRLIIDRELCGILLDDVERMRALSNGSLDKKDCEKYNYGHAGDCFRYSLYHFEYDTYKSLGIAA; encoded by the coding sequence ATGGCAAAGGTAGTGCCGTTGAATCGGGAGGCTGTTCGCCCGATTATTGACATTTCGAAGCGAAAGGCAAACTTACTCCGTAACTATCACGATCTGGATAAGCGGGCCAATACGCCTTACGTGGCTAACATGGGCGGCGGCGGTTCGGGTAAGTCTCATTCAACGGCTCAATACCTCGTGAAACGCTTGATGCAGAAAAAGCATAAGCTACTTGTCATTCGTAAGTTTGCTACTACGCTTAACGATTCAGTAGTTGACCTGTTCCTTAGTAAAGCACTACCATTCTGGGGTCGAGTCGAGGATCGAGATTATACCTTCAATAAGAGTTCACGTAAGATAACGTTCCGCAACGGTTCAGTGATCATCTTCCGGGGTTTGGATAACCCGGAGAAAATGAAGTCAATCACGGGCATTACACTCGTCTGGGTCGAAGAAGCCAGTGAACTATCGCAGAATGAATTTAAAATCATGTCGGACCGGATTCGGGGTGAGCCTCAAATCTATTTGACATATAATCCAATCTCTGAGCGTCACTGGCTCAAAGCCCGGTTCCACGATTCGGACGATCCGCGGATTACGTGTCTATTCAGCACGTATCTGGATAACCCGTTCGTCGGTCAGAAGTACGTTGAGGACATGGAGTGGTACAAGGAGCACGATGAGGAGCATTACCGCATCTATGCCCTTGGCGAATGGGGACTGATTCGACCAGAGAACCCGTACTTTACGACCTTCAAGGCATTCATGAAGGGCGTAACGAAGTACAATCCTCACTACCCAGTTCACGTAACCTTTGACTTTAACGTTAAGAATACTGCGTTAATCAGTCAGCACTTCGACGGGGAGCGAGTAGAGTACCAGCGCTTAATTCAGGGCGGCGGTGACTTGGAAGACATTTGCCGACAGATTGCATTCGACTACCGACACAATCAGATTTACTTTACTGGTGACGGTTCGGGCAACAACGGTTCAGCTTACACATCCGGCAACCAGTCCGGTTGGGAGTTGATAAAAATGTACATGGATAAGTACGGGCATGACTACTGCGATTACAGCCGCGTTCCACGGTCTAACCCGTCAACGGCATCGGGCCGCCAAATCACGAACGCACTGCTTGCCCACTTCGGAAAGCGTCTGATAATCGATCGGGAATTGTGCGGAATTTTGCTTGATGACGTTGAACGGATGCGCGCCCTGAGCAATGGGTCACTTGACAAGAAAGATTGCGAAAAATACAACTATGGGCACGCTGGAGACTGTTTCCGATATAGTTTATACCATTTTGAATACGATACTTATAAAAGCTTGGGTATTGCTGCCTAG
- a CDS encoding ParB N-terminal domain-containing protein, translating to MKLEVSTALHDLPFINTADLYDLQGNLKDLTEKNYKLLKKSIEKEGFIIPLFVWFEPESGVPYTLDGNQRCRVIRTEFPDGVELPYIEVHATDKADAKKKILLISSQYGETTKEGFDEFVAEIPDTSFIKDLTTFTDFLDKEIKNAPSGGGDDSGGGAADYETKFVLEITAKDEATQQEMYNEMIERGFTCRVLTL from the coding sequence ATGAAATTAGAAGTATCAACCGCATTACATGATCTACCTTTCATCAATACGGCGGATTTGTATGATCTACAAGGCAACCTAAAAGACTTGACGGAGAAGAATTATAAGCTCCTTAAAAAGTCGATTGAAAAGGAGGGCTTTATTATTCCTCTGTTTGTATGGTTCGAACCGGAATCAGGAGTGCCGTACACGTTGGACGGAAATCAACGCTGCCGGGTAATCAGAACTGAGTTTCCCGACGGCGTGGAGCTGCCTTATATAGAAGTTCACGCGACCGACAAAGCCGACGCTAAGAAGAAAATCCTGCTGATTTCATCGCAGTATGGGGAAACCACAAAGGAGGGCTTTGATGAGTTCGTGGCTGAAATCCCAGATACAAGCTTTATCAAGGATTTGACCACGTTCACTGATTTTCTGGACAAAGAAATCAAGAATGCCCCGAGCGGCGGTGGTGACGACTCGGGCGGCGGTGCTGCTGACTACGAAACCAAGTTTGTCCTAGAAATCACGGCCAAAGACGAGGCAACCCAGCAAGAAATGTATAACGAAATGATTGAAAGGGGATTCACATGCCGAGTTTTGACATTGTAA
- a CDS encoding GNAT family N-acetyltransferase, which yields MRPDRKRELWKAFAKYHYLSDSFNVAAQVFVVTVNGQLAGFTAVLNFPHAIVKNALRIHRTVVLPAFQGIGLGITLRNMIAARVTSQGKQLLTTTTHPALIRQMHNDPRWVCTFKGRHSKPGKKSKLQVSSCNRLTTSWKYVPPK from the coding sequence GTGCGACCCGACCGAAAACGCGAACTATGGAAGGCATTTGCTAAGTATCACTACCTAAGCGATTCTTTCAACGTGGCGGCCCAGGTGTTTGTCGTAACCGTGAACGGGCAACTGGCTGGGTTTACCGCCGTGCTGAACTTTCCCCATGCGATAGTTAAGAACGCGCTAAGGATTCACCGAACGGTAGTGCTGCCGGCCTTTCAAGGAATCGGCTTGGGTATCACGCTGCGGAATATGATTGCGGCTCGGGTAACGAGTCAAGGCAAGCAGCTACTCACAACTACAACGCACCCGGCATTGATTCGGCAAATGCACAATGACCCGCGCTGGGTATGCACCTTCAAAGGGCGCCATTCAAAGCCGGGCAAGAAATCCAAGTTACAAGTCTCTTCCTGCAACCGATTAACAACTAGCTGGAAGTACGTGCCACCTAAATAA
- a CDS encoding ATP-binding cassette domain-containing protein: MPSFDIVKVSDPGQSFRVASVMGTFDLQASKIEERFTGQIEPPAGWQVGLIVGASGTGKTTIAKHLFPDSYVTAFEYKAGCILDDMPANCSVQDITTMFSAVGFSSPPSWLKPYSVLSNGEKMRVDLARSLLLSDKLIVFDEFTSVVDRVVAQVGSHAVQKAIRRTDKQFIAVTCHYDVEDYLQPDWVFDTNTMTFRVPEVTDRKKSGLSSISTKSCDPTENANYGRHLLSITT; this comes from the coding sequence ATGCCGAGTTTTGACATTGTAAAAGTCTCCGACCCTGGCCAGTCGTTTCGCGTTGCGTCGGTCATGGGTACGTTTGATCTGCAAGCCTCCAAGATTGAAGAGCGTTTCACTGGGCAGATAGAGCCGCCTGCGGGTTGGCAAGTTGGTTTGATCGTTGGAGCGTCTGGTACCGGCAAGACTACGATAGCAAAGCACTTGTTCCCGGACTCTTACGTGACTGCATTTGAATACAAAGCGGGTTGCATTCTGGACGACATGCCGGCCAATTGTTCGGTGCAGGATATTACAACGATGTTTTCCGCCGTGGGGTTTTCGTCGCCACCGTCGTGGCTGAAGCCGTATTCTGTACTCAGCAACGGGGAAAAGATGCGGGTAGACCTTGCCCGGTCACTGCTGCTTTCTGATAAGCTGATTGTATTCGATGAGTTCACCAGCGTAGTGGATCGGGTAGTTGCCCAGGTTGGGAGTCATGCTGTACAGAAAGCAATCCGGCGCACCGACAAGCAGTTTATTGCTGTCACTTGCCACTACGATGTTGAGGACTACCTGCAACCGGATTGGGTATTCGATACCAACACAATGACATTCAGAGTCCCGGAGGTGACGGACCGAAAAAAGTCCGGTTTGTCGTCGATTTCTACGAAGTCGTGCGACCCGACCGAAAACGCGAACTATGGAAGGCATTTGCTAAGTATCACTACCTAA